The DNA window GGGACAAAAAATCTGATCCGAAAGACGAACCAGTGAATCTTGACTCTGGTAATCCCAAAGGAGTCGGGACAGCCGGGATTAGTGAAGGAGTACCATTGCTCTCTTTCTCAAATGAAGAAACAAAGTTCTTGGCGGACAAGATTAGGCTTGCGATTGCGATTGAGGGACTATGCTAGGCTGCTCAACGGCCCTAACGGAGCTCCGGTATGGTATGTTGACAACCACtcaatgagggtgttcaagtgggcacCGGATTTTGATACCTTCTTTGAGTCGCCTATTGTCGCAGTTTGGTGTAAATTGATAGGTATTCCCATCCACCTCTACGAGCAATCGGCTCTTCTTGCGATTGGCAAGCTTTTGGGGAAGCCAATCCAAGCGGACCATGCAACGATTAACCAAAACCGGTTAACATTTGCCCGTATATGCTTGGAAATTGATATCTCACAACCGCCGTCGGAAGAGATTATTCTCAACATTCTTGGTAAGGACACTAGATACAAAGTGGTGTGGGATCGGATCCCAACATATTGCATTGAATGTAAACATGTTGGACATGTTCAAGAAGAGTGCCTTATATATGGGAAGACGAACCCACCCAAGAAGGACCACGGCAGCCATGCCACAACACCTCGACGACACAACTCAAGGCGAACTTACACCCGCCGTGAGTGGAGGCCGAAGGGGCCCAAGGCCGATGACCCAACCCACCAGCCGGACCACTCCACGGCTAGCAAGGAAGAGCCCAAACAGGGGCCACCCGAGGAGAGCAAGGCAGCAGACACGTCACCAAGTTTGAAGGTGACAAGGGTGAACCAAGTGCAAGTGGATGAAGATGGTTTCCAGTTAATTACGAGGTGGAAGAAGGGCAAGATGAACTATTCCCTCCACCACTATCAAGAAGGTCCACTCAAGGCCCCATACCTCGAGAAGCTCCTAACAGGTGGCAATGTGGCGACGGTTTCCTTTGGGGATACTGATATGGGGGTGATTGATCCAGGAGGGAGCTCCACGGTCTGCATAGGCTGAGGAGTATCGATACGCCCGACCCTTGTGGTGGTAACTGTTTCAACTTAATTGTAGTTATGTAGCTTAGCTTAGAGTAGATAGGTGACCTTTTTCCTAGTTGATAGGGAGGCCCTCATTGTACTCTTGATGTTTTGGTTGGCGAGACGTAACTTTTGGGTGTCTCGGTGTTTGTCATATGGTATTTGGTAATgaacaggtgtgggtccgccaaAACCCTCCACCCTAGTGGTCTTCTAAAAAaaattgctttcacccattcgcaatgatcgatatctggtagaggtctttgtctatcatagattgtagttccgaatccattgctttcacccattcgcaatgatcgacatctgccagcgcctccgcaaagttccagggatctaatacattgttgtccgaggagtgatccatagattcccccaaaccaatgtatctatcgggctcatgcgagaccctcccactgcggcgcggcactacaatattttgagtagaagttgaagtttcgggaattgatTGTACActaggtacttgttcttggttaatggaacttgtgacagaagtcaGCTCATTGAGAGCCACTTCattgctgggtttatgattcattacatagtcttcctctaagaatgtcgcgtgagtactcacaatgactttcttgtctcggagactaaagaattcataacctttcgtgcctttggggtatcctataaacaaacatacctccgtccttgatcctagcttagttggatccttttccaatacatgagccgggcaaccccaaatcttgagatgtgctagattgggcttacgcccagtccacaactcataaggagtagtaggtacggatttcgatggtaaattgtctaaaatatggcttgcagaaagcaaggcatgtccccaaaatgaaataggcagacgtgcataactcattatcgatcgaaccatgtttaacaaggtcatgttccttctttcagccacgtcGTTCTGCTGGgacgtgcccggcgcagtcagttgggattcaattcccgacttcgataagtagtccaaaaattcagCACTGAGGTATttgcctccacgatcagatcgtaggcatttgatattctttccatgatacttctccacaagagttttaaagtctttaaacttgtcaaaagactctgacttgtgacgcatcaaatagacatatccaattttcgagaagtcatcaataaaagtgatgaagtatcgaaaaccaccccTTGCCTctgtagacattggtccacatacatcggaatgaacgagctcaagtacttcctcggccctattgcccttagccttaaaaggcctcttggtcatcttgccttctaagcatgactcacacttatgaaaagttTCCTCCTCTacacctttaataagatcttgttgaataagagaatggatcctcctttcattggcatgaccaagtctaaggtgccataagtacgtttcgttcattgaacttgaaggttcctttcgtttctttgaaattttcgatgttgtattgagttctgatttgcgattattaaactgtgtagaagtgtaacatcccaaatttttgtgactcttttcatagatttaattgaaatttcgattatgaaacttttgtttctatgtgattaagtgaattgcgtgaaataattgtcgtgagtgatgtggaacGAAGTGCTtggtattttatattttccaatgtggggaataattaataggatcatgcatgtatattttctcgagtcgattcattggaatttttggccctttctaattattgaaatagaatttcatttcttagatttaattaattgttttgggatatttatccacattaaatccaaaccaaatgatccctaaattgtactacgtgaaattcgaactctagcctattatccttgggagtttcgaaaatcccctatttaaaataggaagatgaattatttttctttgatttaattggtgccttgttgactcctttattttgaattaaatccaattaaatcatgcgacattttatttcttcacccaaaataaatagagaattgaaatatttccttggctatttaagcCTAATAATTTTTGGCCCCttcactaaattttggaggataatttatttgtttcctattttgtggaatccccttttattcaattaaatatcatcctaatacctatgtctaattaattggggatgtgaatatttcctttttgctctcatccatatcacacgcccattatgcttttattttccttgtggaaattaatttatttgttacctattttatgggagtcttttcctataaaaaaattccaaatttaaatcatattcccatttaattgaggatttaaatatggttatcattccttgctaattaaatcagcaaattttgaaattaatctcCTCAAAATACACGCCTACCTTGTGTTCTAATTGTGGGACTTTTTATTTATtcccccacaatttatttatttttatttgggtGTAAATTAAACCTAATACATAAAACAAACTAAACCCCAACCCTAGCCACTattttcacacgcctccctctccctcattctctcccacacgcctctctcctctcccactctttctctccaaaaatcctccattccatccttgttcttgatccgttgaagtttattttctaGAGTCTCCGGCGAATCGCTTCATTcattgtttctaccgattcatttttgtcaaagaaggtatgtttgctcacttttcctcattcttttcgtttgaaccatgttcttgaatcctacatgcatgtagtgggtgtaggaatcatagatctcaaaattaatcggtgggaaaatTGAGTTTGCATGAGAGAACTTTGATAGTATGCGATTTGATTTGAGGTTATATGAAATTTGttttgaatccttggtgaatgatgtaagtttatgtgcaaacatgtttatgagAGTCTTGTCATGATTtcgtgttataagcatgagaattggtatttggatgattgaggaagaaaccttaattttgaatttgtgagtctgaaatctgtgacgttcgaacagtagtttctgatgtgtaattaacctatcaaacgatcgaattttggtaTGAAGATTTTACAGAGttaatttcaaggtgttttctgtgtctcgtgtaaatttcagccctttttgtcaaaaatgaatttttgaaaaatgtttgaagttgactacgcaattctgccagaaatttgtgttctcgcccagaaagtttcgtattctgtttgactaactaaatgacctccgtttgatggtATTCTTAAACTatgtgaaaatttgaagtgtcttctgagtcgtgtaaaaatttcagccttattggacatcgtatgaatttatggtgaatttttcaaatgaactttgcaatgctgccagaatttttatattccgaccagagaattgtattaatgttttgactgaccaaatgacatgatttgagtgtgaaactttacCTGAATGGatttgaatgtgtctactgtgttgtgaccaattattagcttcatatgaggtcggatgaatttttggtgatttttacaatccaaccgcacagttctgccagtttcgttgttatgtgaaaatatcttttgtactaagttttgatgaattatatgatgcatgtgtgatttgagaaaaatattatgacatgtctttcttgtgttggtgaatgtttggatgggtaagagaacgataaaaaggaacaataggacatgcatgatcaTATAAacttatggaaggctgattgtgttgtcgttgacaagggtgattgtgtatacgtgggctcgaggaacgagagttgccataagttggattgtgatttgttaagcgaacgaggtgggctttctttttcaaacctctttattttccaaaaatactatatggtgttataagggtggtttaactattatgtcatgccaaaatatttttgtttatgagattgttgcctgatgcctaggttgtctgagcttgctccgttaggctatatggttgtgatgtgaaacgaattcgggtttgagtagggccgcaaaccctatcaggctgtgtacactggtgggatcgtgagccgtccttgctagtcggccggtctcgtgggcgaatagtgtggccacactttcgtcgcactgcggATTGatgttgtgattgatggattgttgaaaatggggagattatttgactggccagtctacgaaacgtttttgtgttctcgtggtaatttcttaatttcatataaaaactcgagatcactggtatggatgacataactatataaaatgttttcggcataagcccattgagtacaacaagtactcagccctgcaatttcttttaaaattttgcaggttgagcaggatgttgcgaaggatgttgagctagccttaggatgcgttgtgtcttcatacataggcgtgatccttgactctctttaaaccttattttccgctgctatattttaaactatgtctcaagactttaatcttttcgtactgtgtttgaacatgtatggttgtgttaggttttaaccaagtaattacgttatcttttgaaaatggtgttttcgtgaattaaattaaatggtctactttagaagttaattggttttctttaagttattttctctgctatttcttttaaaagtatttattataagccttttttaattaatagtaaaattttaaccttaaacttctttaactaaaatgtctttcttcctttaagttaattaggtttttcttttaaaaacgttatccatgcatgtcggtcacgatcgccgcgtttgtggtacccctagtatgggcggtcgtgacagagtggtatcagagctttgttctttcgctctggtccgagagtcttctttcactttaagtctacattagtgaacccttattgactagaagtgtcatgaaggctcaacatccacgcatcacgctcaaccaaggaaaatgaggtatgttttaagttgttgatgaaatatgagaatgatgtataagattgatgatatgatgaggatgtttgggcaaaagaatgcatgagcatgtaattacgtgatgatgtgatgtgattttcatgttgaaattcatgaataaa is part of the Salvia splendens isolate huo1 chromosome 22, SspV2, whole genome shotgun sequence genome and encodes:
- the LOC121786711 gene encoding uncharacterized protein LOC121786711; the encoded protein is MRVFKWAPDFDTFFESPIVAVWCKLIGIPIHLYEQSALLAIGKLLGKPIQADHATINQNRLTFARICLEIDISQPPSEEIILNILGKDTRYKVVWDRIPTYCIECKHVGHVQEECLIYGKTNPPKKDHGSHATTPRRHNSRRTYTRREWRPKGPKADDPTHQPDHSTASKEEPKQGPPEESKAADTSPSLKVTRVNQVQVDEDGFQLITRWKKGKMNYSLHHYQEGPLKAPYLEKLLTGGNVATVSFGDTDMGVIDPGGSSTVCIG